In Tenuifilum sp. 4138str, a single window of DNA contains:
- a CDS encoding V-type ATP synthase subunit D, with protein sequence MAIKFQFNKTSLNELNKQLKIRQRALPTLKNKESALRMEVKRAKNRMQELEEQLAKRIKDYEYMVSLWGEFERNLIQIDDVRLGTIKIAGVKIPVLQEVIFSVKEYSVFARPYWYTDGVKILKELAEIGIERDFYHEKMRLLDHARKKTTQKVNLYEKVQIPGYENAIRKIKRFLEDEENLSKSAMKIVKKRYENVEVES encoded by the coding sequence ATGGCAATTAAGTTTCAGTTCAATAAAACATCGCTTAACGAGCTCAATAAGCAGCTTAAAATCCGCCAAAGAGCTTTGCCTACCCTAAAAAATAAGGAGTCGGCTTTGCGTATGGAGGTTAAGCGCGCTAAGAATAGGATGCAGGAACTCGAGGAACAACTGGCTAAACGCATCAAGGATTATGAGTATATGGTTAGCCTTTGGGGAGAGTTTGAGCGTAACCTGATTCAGATTGACGATGTTAGGCTTGGAACTATCAAAATTGCCGGGGTAAAAATACCTGTTCTACAAGAGGTAATTTTTAGTGTTAAAGAGTATAGCGTTTTTGCGCGCCCTTACTGGTATACCGATGGAGTAAAAATTCTAAAGGAGTTAGCCGAAATTGGTATTGAACGCGATTTCTACCACGAAAAAATGCGGCTCCTTGACCATGCGCGTAAGAAAACAACACAAAAGGTAAACCTTTACGAAAAGGTTCAAATTCCCGGCTATGAGAACGCCATTCGGAAGATTAAGCGATTCCTCGAGGATGAGGAAAACCTTTCGAAGTCGGCTATGAAGATAGTGAAGAAACGATACGAAAACGTGGAGGTTGAGTCATGA
- a CDS encoding V-type ATP synthase subunit I has protein sequence MITPMYKYNFLVYHRDFDDFLLKLQDLGVVDISMENRNVDEDEKEILARINRIVTAIKFLEGRKAPDEKITLSLSADEIVSRVELLQREREQFENAIKKAQKELAEVEPWGNFDLKLLNSLAEKGISIRFFIAPEKVFNEDWVNEYPIEIVNHTNGLYYFVMVNYTGEAISPDVQEVRTPQFSVKQKDEEIHRYHNRIDEINSELDFLALYIDLLKKEQIELTNQLDFKMVKSSAIGEAGNTIMVLEGWVPEDLNEKVKEVLDAESIIYISSKADKNDNAPILLRNSKFAKLFEPISKLFAFPTYAELDLTPFFAPFFMLFFGFCFGDAGYGLIFVLGATIYKFKAKPEFKPILTLIQLLGLATVLFGALTGTVFGASLVELDIPALKNFKSYFFDQDKMFKLSLILGLVQIVFGMCVKAANLWIQYSWKHAISTISWVILIISMPIFYFLGQNPDSSLKLFGNVHLIILGVAGVGIMFFNSPGKNPLFNFGLGLWDTYNMATGLLGDTLSYIRLFALGLSSGILGGVFNSLAFGMAPDTPVLKHIVIILILFIGHSINIFMSALGSLVHPMRLTFVEFYKNAGFTGGGRGYNPFRKNTAEAQ, from the coding sequence ATGATAACACCAATGTATAAGTACAACTTCCTGGTTTATCACCGCGATTTCGACGATTTCCTGCTTAAACTTCAGGATTTGGGTGTGGTTGATATTTCCATGGAAAACCGAAACGTTGACGAGGATGAAAAGGAGATTCTGGCCCGAATCAATAGGATAGTTACTGCTATCAAGTTCCTTGAAGGCCGAAAAGCTCCTGACGAAAAAATCACACTCAGCCTTTCAGCCGATGAAATTGTTTCGCGTGTTGAGTTGCTTCAACGTGAACGGGAGCAATTTGAAAATGCTATTAAAAAAGCCCAAAAGGAATTGGCAGAGGTTGAACCGTGGGGTAATTTCGATTTAAAGTTGCTTAACAGCCTTGCCGAAAAAGGTATTTCAATTCGATTTTTCATTGCACCCGAGAAAGTTTTTAATGAGGACTGGGTAAATGAGTATCCTATTGAAATAGTTAACCATACCAATGGACTATACTACTTTGTAATGGTTAATTATACAGGCGAGGCTATTTCGCCCGATGTTCAGGAGGTTCGAACACCGCAGTTCTCAGTTAAACAAAAAGATGAAGAAATCCATCGCTACCATAATCGTATCGATGAAATTAATTCTGAACTCGATTTTCTAGCTCTTTACATCGATTTGCTTAAAAAAGAGCAGATTGAACTTACCAATCAGCTCGATTTTAAGATGGTAAAGTCAAGCGCAATTGGCGAAGCCGGAAATACCATAATGGTGCTTGAGGGTTGGGTGCCTGAGGATTTGAATGAAAAGGTAAAAGAGGTTCTTGATGCCGAAAGTATTATCTACATTTCGTCTAAGGCCGATAAGAACGATAACGCGCCTATTCTCCTTCGAAACAGCAAATTCGCAAAGCTGTTTGAGCCCATAAGTAAACTTTTTGCCTTCCCAACCTATGCAGAATTGGACTTAACCCCATTCTTTGCACCATTCTTCATGCTCTTCTTTGGGTTCTGCTTTGGCGATGCGGGCTACGGTTTAATCTTTGTCTTAGGTGCCACAATCTATAAGTTTAAGGCAAAACCGGAATTTAAGCCAATACTAACATTGATACAACTATTAGGCTTGGCAACTGTTCTGTTTGGCGCCCTTACAGGAACTGTATTTGGTGCTAGCCTTGTTGAACTCGACATCCCTGCTCTTAAAAACTTTAAATCGTACTTTTTTGATCAGGATAAGATGTTTAAACTTTCGCTCATACTGGGTTTGGTGCAAATCGTATTTGGTATGTGCGTTAAGGCTGCAAACCTGTGGATACAGTATTCCTGGAAACATGCCATATCTACTATTAGCTGGGTGATACTTATTATCAGCATGCCAATCTTTTACTTCTTAGGACAAAATCCTGATAGTAGTTTGAAACTATTTGGTAATGTTCATTTAATCATTCTTGGTGTTGCTGGTGTTGGAATTATGTTTTTTAACTCACCCGGTAAAAACCCCCTATTCAACTTTGGATTAGGCCTTTGGGATACTTACAACATGGCTACTGGTCTTTTAGGCGATACCTTGTCATACATTCGTCTCTTTGCCCTTGGTTTGAGTAGCGGTATCCTGGGTGGCGTGTTTAATAGCCTTGCCTTTGGTATGGCCCCCGATACTCCGGTGCTAAAGCATATTGTTATTATTCTGATATTGTTTATTGGCCATTCCATTAACATTTTCATGTCTGCGTTAGGTTCACTTGTACATCCTATGCGTTTGACATTTGTTGAGTTTTATAAGAATGCAGGCTTTACCGGTGGTGGGAGGGGATATAATCCTTTCCGTAAGAATACGGCTGAAGCCCAATAA
- a CDS encoding V-type ATP synthase subunit K, whose product MEPIIFAYLGIGIMIILSGVGSAYGVTIAGNASVGALKKEPGAFGNFLVLSALAGTQGLYGFTGYFMLKNFLVPEITWAQAAAIFGAGLAMGFVGLFSALRQGQVCANGITAIGNGHKVFVNTLILAVFPELYAIISLAAVFLISTSL is encoded by the coding sequence ATGGAACCAATCATTTTTGCTTACTTAGGAATTGGGATAATGATTATCCTTTCCGGTGTTGGAAGTGCTTATGGTGTTACCATTGCTGGTAACGCATCGGTTGGCGCTTTGAAAAAGGAACCTGGTGCATTTGGTAACTTCCTTGTTCTTAGCGCGCTTGCAGGAACACAGGGCCTTTATGGTTTTACCGGTTACTTTATGCTTAAAAATTTTCTTGTTCCTGAAATCACTTGGGCTCAAGCTGCTGCAATCTTTGGTGCAGGTTTGGCTATGGGATTTGTGGGACTTTTTTCAGCACTTCGCCAGGGACAGGTTTGTGCTAACGGTATTACTGCCATTGGTAATGGGCACAAGGTGTTTGTAAATACCCTTATCCTTGCTGTATTCCCAGAGCTTTATGCAATTATCTCCTTGGCTGCTGTATTCCTAATCAGCACCTCATTGTAG
- a CDS encoding YgiQ family radical SAM protein, whose amino-acid sequence MGFLPTSVKEIKALGWEQPDIIIFTGDAYVDHPAFGAAVIGRVLESEGFKVAIVPQPNWRDDLRDFKKLGEPRLFFAVTAGNMDSMVNHYTAAKRLRSDDAYTPDGKAGFRPDYATVVYSQIIKKLYANTPLIIGGVEASLRRLTHYDYWSDTLKPSILVDSEADILVYGMGEKAIIEIAKKLDQGMAIESLRGIPQIAYIDHNIDKYKRGEDIIILSSYEECITDKLKFANNFKLIEQESNRINSKILIEPIEDKCVVVNPPFNPATIHEIDRWYDLPYTRLPHPRYKGKTIPAWEMIKFSVNIHRGCFGGCSFCTISAHQGRFISSRSEQSILKEIEKIKKIPGFAGYLSDLGGPSANMYGMVPKDLSICTKCKRPSCIYPNICKNLNSSHEHINNLYNKVRKVKGIKKAFVGSGVRYDLFITRKDSKAEREYFENLFLHHVSGRLKVAPEHTSEKVLKIMRKPTFELFKQLKQWFDTLNEKFGQKQQLIPYFISSHPGSTEQDMKQLAEETRKLNFKLEQVQDFTPTPMTLASTIYYTGINPYTGEKVYVARSVEEKRKQQSYFFWYKNESKSLFTQSKKRPPKRKPPIR is encoded by the coding sequence ATGGGATTTTTGCCCACATCGGTAAAAGAAATAAAAGCATTGGGCTGGGAACAGCCCGATATCATAATATTTACAGGTGATGCCTATGTTGATCATCCTGCATTTGGCGCTGCTGTTATTGGACGAGTACTGGAAAGCGAAGGGTTTAAGGTTGCTATTGTACCCCAACCCAACTGGCGCGACGACCTGCGTGACTTTAAAAAACTGGGAGAGCCAAGGCTTTTCTTTGCCGTTACTGCCGGCAATATGGACTCCATGGTAAACCACTATACGGCCGCTAAAAGATTAAGGAGCGATGATGCCTATACCCCAGATGGTAAAGCAGGTTTTAGACCCGATTATGCCACAGTTGTATACTCCCAAATAATCAAAAAACTATATGCGAACACCCCTTTGATTATTGGTGGTGTAGAGGCTTCGCTACGTAGATTAACTCATTATGATTACTGGTCGGATACCCTCAAACCAAGTATTTTAGTTGATAGCGAAGCCGATATACTGGTTTATGGAATGGGTGAAAAAGCCATTATTGAGATTGCTAAAAAGCTTGACCAAGGTATGGCAATTGAATCGCTACGCGGGATACCACAAATTGCTTACATTGACCACAATATTGATAAGTATAAACGTGGTGAGGATATTATAATACTAAGTTCATACGAGGAGTGTATAACCGACAAACTCAAATTTGCCAATAACTTTAAGCTAATTGAGCAGGAATCGAACAGGATAAACAGTAAAATTCTTATAGAACCCATAGAGGATAAGTGTGTAGTAGTAAATCCGCCCTTTAATCCTGCCACAATCCATGAAATTGATAGATGGTATGATTTACCTTATACCCGATTACCCCATCCGCGATACAAAGGGAAAACCATTCCTGCGTGGGAGATGATTAAATTCTCAGTAAACATACATCGGGGGTGTTTTGGAGGGTGTAGTTTTTGTACAATATCGGCCCATCAGGGACGTTTTATTTCGTCGCGTTCAGAGCAATCTATCCTGAAAGAGATTGAAAAAATAAAAAAAATCCCTGGTTTTGCAGGCTACCTCAGTGACCTGGGTGGGCCATCGGCGAATATGTATGGAATGGTTCCAAAGGATTTAAGCATTTGTACCAAATGCAAACGGCCTTCGTGTATCTACCCGAATATCTGTAAAAATCTAAATTCGAGCCATGAGCATATTAACAACCTATACAATAAAGTCCGTAAGGTAAAAGGAATAAAAAAAGCGTTTGTGGGCAGCGGGGTACGCTACGATTTATTTATAACCCGGAAGGATAGTAAAGCCGAGCGGGAATATTTTGAAAACCTATTTCTACATCATGTATCGGGGCGGTTAAAGGTGGCACCCGAACATACATCGGAAAAAGTACTAAAAATAATGCGAAAGCCAACTTTTGAGCTGTTTAAGCAGCTTAAGCAGTGGTTTGATACTTTGAACGAAAAATTTGGCCAAAAACAGCAATTAATTCCATACTTTATATCGAGCCATCCTGGGTCAACAGAACAAGACATGAAGCAGTTAGCCGAAGAAACCCGTAAGCTAAACTTCAAGCTTGAACAGGTTCAGGACTTCACGCCCACTCCCATGACCCTTGCATCAACAATTTACTATACAGGCATTAATCCCTATACTGGCGAAAAGGTTTACGTAGCCCGAAGCGTTGAAGAGAAACGCAAACAGCAAAGCTATTTCTTTTGGTATAAGAACGAAAGTAAATCCCTTTTTACCCAAAGTAAAAAGCGGCCACCCAAAAGGAAGCCGCCTATTAGATAA